The following is a genomic window from Cryptococcus neoformans var. neoformans B-3501A chromosome 12, whole genome shotgun sequence.
GGATAAATCAGACATGTCATCCGTATCTGAATCTGTCCAGCCATGTctgacttcttcatcccataCTTCTCCCGGATCAAAaggatcttcttccataaTCTGCTGGTAAATCAGCTGCTCTGGCGTGGGACCTATCGGCGCGGACCGGTGAATATAGTCGTAAGCGAAGGCATGCGTTTGATATGTCGGTTTCTCGGCAAGATTCAGCTGAATGGACAGACGCAGGGGGGTTAGCCAAGTCAATGAATGACAGCCTAGTCCGCTTACCAGGAATTGGACATGCTGGGGTAAATTATCCATCTTTATAGgcacatcctcctcccataCATTTTTACCTTGTTCCCTATGCCTGTTTAAGTTCGAGAGATTCTTTTCCAGCCCTTCTGCGAGATCTTCCTGCACTCTTATTCTTCCAGCTTCAGCGAGTCCCATGATAGACTGAGAGACTTCActccattccttcctcgtaCCTCCATACTTGTCCGCTTTTATCTGTGACCTAACTTTGGATGATAGATGGTCGGACAGTCGGCTGTTTGAGGATTCGGTGATGGAAGGGATAAGGGAACGAACGAGGTCTTGCGAGAGGCTGAACATGGATAGTGAGGTGCTGTCGGACGGCATGGTGACGGATTGTCTCCAGACATGGCCCAGCAGCAGAACTGTTACGGGTTATTGAAATCGTATTGAAGTGTCGATGAATCGCAGATTGTTTCGGGCGACACAAGCGTCAGAACTTATCCTCCAATTTGACGCGTCAACATCCTCGGCCCGCCGACGCGTCGTTCGTCTTCGTTTGTCTCGTCACTTCTGCTTGTTTCTCACTTTCCAGTCTTGATCAAGTCATCAACTTGACCCAATTTATTCTTGCACTGTACAGCTTGTCCCCCGTATTGTCTTACCACAAAAACCCCATCATAGCGATTCTGTGCATACAAGGCAACTAGAAATGGAAAGGTGACATCTACTTCAACCCGAATGTTACGTATTACGCGCCGACTACTATCCCtacaccttcttcttcttgctaCCCTTCGACCCGGCTGCACTTGGTGTGGTGTCTCTTGATCCCGGACCAGATTTGAGCTCGTCAATCGGACGTTTCTTCAAAGTGACAACATCAGCGTCCAACTTCCTATACCCCACTTACTTCTCTACTTACCTTGCCCTTGATaggcttcttttcatcctcaaccttatcatcttccttcatGATACATAACAACAAAGTTTGAGCCCGTCGCCTGAGCTCATCAGGAGTCCGACTCTTGAAAAACCAGTCAAACCTAGTTATTCATTCAGCGTCTACGCATCACTGTTTCCTTCTCATGGGACGACACTCACCTGAAAAGTGGCCATTCCCCAATATCTCGCTTGATCAATTCGTAACAATCGTCCCTATCGATACCGTGGTGGTGCATCCTCACAAGCAAGAATcggtcttcttcgtcgctATAAGCCTTGCCTTTATTTTGACCGTAGACGATCTTGAGTTCCTGGAGAGGGAAACGGGTAGCTTTGATCTTGCGATGGAGGACATCGATACGGTCTTGCTGCTCCTTAATTTTTTCTTCACCTGCTCGGATACGGTCCATGATCCTCTCCCAATCTATAATGCGGTCAACTACTATACCGAGCAAATGCAGCAATTTTATCACTTACCCTTGAGCTCCTTATATCTTTCAAAAAAGACAGCCGCATACTCCCTGACTTCATCCTCTGTTCGGTCCGCAACATCGGTCACGACCTTTTCCAGATCATCTCGCCCGTACTTTTCCAATGCTCTGATGAAAGACTGGAAATGCCTCCGCTGCCAGTCGTGGAATCCTTCACCAACAAGAGTTTCCTTTTCTGcaacttcctcttccgagAGGGGGACGGCATTGTCGATCCTTTcctgttcctccttttgCTCAGCCTCCACCTGTTCTTGtgtctctccttcctcaggTTCCCTCACAGGTACTTGGTAGTTGATACTCTTCCTGTGCCAGTCGGTCTCCTTGTTCTGTAGCTCCGCAAGACGAGGGGGATAGAACTGGAAGTCGTTGACGACGACCTGCTTGGGAGCACGAGCAACCTTGGGTTTGTCCGCCTTGGGCCCTCCAGTCTTGAGAGAGTCTCGGTAATACTGATCCACAGAATAATTGGTCTTTCGCTCTCGTTTGGAAGGCTCAATCCAAAGAAGGGGACGTTTTTGTTGCTAGTCAGGTATTAGCAACATCATTTCAACATGCATAATGAATAAAACTCACCCTGTTGCCATAATCCTCGCCTTCCCAGGTGTTTACCAGACTTTCAGACTTGAAGTTATTCAAAGCGTCAAGGTCGAGACCGGCATATTTGCTGTTAATCTCCTTGgtcctttcctctcctcgtcGAATAATTTCATCGATGTCGTCATCAATCAACATGCTACATAGTGACCGTCAGCCTCAATTACATTTGAGTCATGTAAAGATTCAACAGCTCACCTctccttgttgttgataATCTTCTCCGCGCCATGTTGAATCATGTCAAGCAAGTCATCCTTGTTCTGGGCCACTATCGCTTTTTTGTCAGTCCAAAGCCATGAAAAACCTGCAATTATAACTCACCTTTAGCAGTTTGCTGTGCCCTGCCCTCCTGGATAACAAGCTGATCCAGCTTGAGCTTTTGTGTGGCTCGTTCAAGGATACGTTCCTCTACAGCATCCTGCGTGATGAACCTAAAGACGTAGACTTGCTTTGTCTGACCAATACGGTGAGCTCTGTCCATAGCTTGTAAATCGGCTTGAGGGTTCCTGATTGGGTGTTCTATTTAGAAATTTGCTCATTCTTATCTGCAATATAAACTCACCAGTCTGAATCAAAGAGAACGACAATGTCGGCGGTAACAAGGTTGATACCCAAACCACCAGCTCGGGTAGTAAGAAGGAATACGAATTTCTCACTCTCAGGGGCGTTGTACTCGTCAATCGCAGCGATTCGGTCCTCATGAGCGGTACTACCATCAATACGGCAGTACTCTATCATGACATGTTAAGCCATCTGATGGTATGGTTGCGGATCAATCTGGACTTACGGTGTCCACGGAACTGACAGTAATCCTCCAAGATGTCCAACATTCTACTCATTTGAGAAAAGATGAGAACCCGAGAacccttcgccttcatGGATTTGAGGAGTTTGTCAAGAATGACCATTTTACCAGCATTGTCAACAAGATGCTGATCGGTGGTAAAAGGCGGCCCGGGCTCGGCGCCATCAAAGACTGCTAGTTTGTCAGCAATCATCGAGAGGTTGAGCGAATAAAAGTAAAAAGACTTACGGTATGGGTGGTTACAACATTTTCGGAGTTGCATAACAATGTTCAACAACCTCGTTTTGCCCTCCTTCTTACCAGTCATACCGTTGACGGCATCGATATCCTTCTCCAGAAGACTCTTGTACCACTTCCTCTGCATCTCAGTCATACCGACATAAAGGTtaatctccttctttggcaAGAGAGAGTGCTCGACATCGGCTTTGACTCGTCGAAGCAGGAAAGGTCGGAGGACTTTGTGGAGTTGCTTGACAACGGCGTCGGGATCGGCTTCGTCCTTGGTCTTGAACCAGGCATCAAAGTCCTCACTGGAACTCTGTCAGTTGTGAGTGCATGCTATAAAATAGAGAGGACACACctggaagagaagacgTCGGGCAAGATAAAGTTCAACAAGGCCCACAGCTCTTGCAAATTGTTTTGCAGTGGTGTACCGGTAATCAGTAACCTTCCACGACTGACAAACGTCCTAATAATCtgcgaaagaagggagtCGACATTCTTGATACGATGAGCTTCGTCAATGATAATATACTCCCAGCTAAATCGTTTGAGAGTAGACTTTTCTCGAAGACACATTTCGTATGACGTGATGAGAACGTCAAAGTCTTGAGTGAGGATACGCCTTGAGATGAGTTCGCCTCGCTCTTCCTTGGTGCCTTGGAGCACAACAACATCGAATCCTGGGACCCACTTGGCAACTTCTCTAGCCCAGTTGTCGAGTGTAGATTTGGGGACAATGATGAGGTGAGGTCCGGGGATACCTAGGTGGAATTTGAGATATCCGATGAAAGCGACAGTTTGCAAAGTTTTGCCGAGACCCTGGTGTACTCATCAGTACGTAGAATGAGTTTCTCGGACACGAATCGTACCATTTCATCAGCAAGAATACCATTGATACCATTGTGGTGCAGAGAAACCATCCAGTTTAGGCCCTGAACTTGATAATCTCGCATCTTGCCGCCCTTGACGTCTGCGCAGCGTTAGATTTGTGGGATCCGGATGAGAAACTGAATACTCACACGCCGGACTCTCCTCGAACACGAACggttcatcctcttcttcatccttcaaaagttcttcatcttcttccttttcagacTTGCGGTGTCGGTTATCGCTAACTGTGTGTGAGCATGGGGCCTGCGTAGGTGATAGTAATACATACATTGCCTTCTTTTTACCCTTACCCGCTTGCTTGGCAATCTGCTCGTCCAGCATTTGCGCAAACTGGGGCTCTCGTTGGCGCTACCGAATTGCATTAGCTCATTGGTTAAACGAGAAACACATGAGCAAGACGAACCTTGAGATCGATAAAGTGCTGGAAAAGCTCGGTCTGTCCAAGTAAATAGTTGAATCTCTTCATAGAGTCCGCAAACTAAGGATCCATCAATACATGATCATTTTGCCTTTTTACCATGTATAGAACTTACCCTTGCTTGCTCAATGGCACTTCGCTTCTTACCGATTTCCGCATGCTGAgcttttctttctgccGTTTGCGCCTTTTTCGCATTAGCCTGGGCAGCACGCTTGGCAGCAGAAGGTGTGATCTTCTATTGTATGAAAACCTGTCAGCATTACCGTTTTCATCCATGACCTGTGCCTATTGGTAGCTTCAACAAGATGGAGCAGCCACATAGAAGCTCAAGCGTCGCGATTTTGGATCCAGTGAGTGACACGCCAccaacctttccatccatTAATTCCTCCTCGTTCAATTCATCCTCGGgaatctcatcctcctcatcttcctccggCTCAGGTGTTTGTGGTGCGGTGTCGAGATGACCTGCATCTTCGGAAGCTATTACAGAAGGCTAATATGAGCGGAACAAATGTCAGTTATCGCGTTATTTCAAGTAGTCAGGGGTCTTGGGCGTCGTCTCTAGGCGTAGAGTACAACATGACGCCCTATTTTATGGCACGGAGGTGGCGACTTACAGCGCGAGAAACGCTCAGATCGCGTGAGTTGGGAACATAGTCTGACAGCTTGTCGTCGTCCACGGAAGTGTTGTTGGGGTTTGCAGCGCTGGAGGCTGCTAATAGAGGGTTCTGAGCGGGCGGGTGTcagttggaagagatggaagcagaTCGCGGGTACTTGCCATTATTGTAGGACTGGAGATAGATGGAGGGAAAGTGAGggatggggaaaagaagcatCGACTAATCAAGCACCAACGACGGCCGTTCGCGTCCAGCAAATGAATAAATGTCCGCGTAAGAATAGGCACGCGGAACAAATGAAGGCGCGAAGTATGGAAGTGAGGCGCGGGCCTAATGTCGCACGCCTACTGCGCACCGTGTAGCATCGCATCTCCTTCGTTGTACACAAATATATAGCAAGTACTTGCAACGCTGGACTGTACGCCGCTCCACGACGCCTGTTGCTGCGCCATGTCTGCCACCAAAGACACGTTCGATCTACGCGCAAGTATACCGTCGCCGCCCTCCAGCGCCTCCCCC
Proteins encoded in this region:
- a CDS encoding hypothetical protein (HMMPfam hit to Helicase_C, Helicase conserved C-terminal domain, score: 94.7, E(): 2.3e-25; HMMPfam hit to SNF2_N, SNF2 family N-terminal domain, score: 476.5, E(): 2.6e-140), producing the protein MNPLLAASSAANPNNTSVDDDKLSDYVPNSRDLSVSRAPSVIASEDAGHLDTAPQTPEPEEDEEDEIPEDELNEEELMDGKKITPSAAKRAAQANAKKAQTAERKAQHAEIGKKRSAIEQARFADSMKRFNYLLGQTELFQHFIDLKRQREPQFAQMLDEQIAKQAGKGKKKAIDNRHRKSEKEEDEELLKDEEEDEPFVFEESPAYVKGGKMRDYQVQGLNWMVSLHHNGINGILADEMGLGKTLQTVAFIGYLKFHLGIPGPHLIIVPKSTLDNWAREVAKWVPGFDVVVLQGTKEERGELISRRILTQDFDVLITSYEMCLREKSTLKRFSWEYIIIDEAHRIKNVDSLLSQIIRTFVSRGRLLITGTPLQNNLQELWALLNFILPDVFSSSEDFDAWFKTKDEADPDAVVKQLHKVLRPFLLRRVKADVEHSLLPKKEINLYVGMTEMQRKWYKSLLEKDIDAVNGMTGKKEGKTRLLNIVMQLRKCCNHPYLFDGAEPGPPFTTDQHLVDNAGKMVILDKLLKSMKAKGSRVLIFSQMSRMLDILEDYCQFRGHQYCRIDGSTAHEDRIAAIDEYNAPESEKFVFLLTTRAGGLGINLVTADIVVLFDSDWNPQADLQAMDRAHRIGQTKQVYVFRFITQDAVEERILERATQKLKLDQLVIQEGRAQQTAKVAQNKDDLLDMIQHGAEKIINNKESMLIDDDIDEIIRRGEERTKEINSKYAGLDLDALNNFKSESLVNTWEGEDYGNRQQKRPLLWIEPSKRERKTNYSVDQYYRDSLKTGGPKADKPKVARAPKQVVVNDFQFYPPRLAELQNKETDWHRKSINYQVPVREPEEGETQEQVEAEQKEEQERIDNAVPLSEEEVAEKETLVGEGFHDWQRRHFQSFIRALEKYGRDDLEKVVTDVADRTEDEVREYAAVFFERYKELKDWERIMDRIRAGEEKIKEQQDRIDVLHRKIKATRFPLQELKIVYGQNKGKAYSDEEDRFLLVRMHHHGIDRDDCYELIKRDIGEWPLFRFDWFFKSRTPDELRRRAQTLLLCIMKEDDKVEDEKKPIKGKKRPIDELKSGPGSRDTTPSAAGSKGSKKKKV